In one Armatimonadota bacterium genomic region, the following are encoded:
- a CDS encoding long-chain fatty acid--CoA ligase, whose protein sequence is MPPKEPAPSLAAQLELSVGSWPDLVSHMVPDGKGFKSYTFREFHGLVFERAKALAALGAERGDRVAIVGETSFEWALADWACQMLGVASVPIYPTLPPDQAQYIAKDSGAKFALCSDTRQAAKFPDLPTYTWRPGDGDNYADYALGSPLTREDVSRLAAQIQPDDLATLIYTSGTTGQPKGAMISHRNITWMNFNVPNTLPVGVGDRFLSWLPLAHVFERYAGHFLPVSIGATVAYSNGIASLASDMAKVHPTIVLCVPRFLNSLRAKVLDGVAKKKPFEQKLFHLALSQGLARFQGKFAPLAGLLDKVVCAKIRERTGGSLRFFVSGGAALPPATNEFFNALNIPVLQGYGLTETTAASSLNSPDDNRPHTVGAPIRGVEIKIASDGEILIKGDSVMSGYFNLPDATKEAIDSEGWFHTGDIGEFEGTHLRITDRKKDLLVLGNGKNVAPQPVENRLKESEFIAEAMLLGDGQEHCTALIIPEFERVQGWLKAKGVDEPDTSKIVERDDVRDLIRKEVEAANKTLADFERVRRHVLVPQAFSVDGGELTPSLKVRRKVVKDKYADLIQSLEK, encoded by the coding sequence ATGCCGCCCAAAGAACCCGCCCCCTCGCTCGCCGCGCAACTGGAGTTGTCGGTCGGAAGTTGGCCAGACCTGGTCAGCCACATGGTGCCGGATGGCAAAGGGTTCAAATCCTACACGTTCCGCGAATTCCACGGGCTTGTCTTTGAAAGGGCAAAGGCGTTGGCCGCCCTCGGGGCGGAACGGGGTGACCGGGTGGCGATTGTCGGGGAAACGTCGTTTGAATGGGCCCTGGCAGACTGGGCCTGCCAAATGCTGGGCGTGGCCAGCGTTCCGATTTACCCGACCCTCCCGCCGGATCAGGCCCAATACATCGCTAAAGATTCCGGAGCCAAGTTCGCCCTGTGCAGCGATACCCGGCAGGCGGCCAAGTTCCCTGATTTGCCGACTTACACATGGAGGCCCGGAGACGGCGACAACTATGCCGATTATGCCCTGGGGTCTCCGTTGACTCGGGAGGATGTCTCTCGTTTGGCGGCACAGATCCAGCCCGACGATTTGGCCACTTTGATTTACACCAGCGGAACAACGGGCCAACCGAAAGGGGCGATGATCAGCCACCGCAACATCACGTGGATGAATTTCAATGTTCCCAACACGCTGCCGGTGGGAGTGGGCGACCGGTTCTTGAGTTGGCTTCCCCTCGCCCATGTTTTTGAGCGGTATGCGGGCCATTTCTTGCCGGTTTCGATCGGGGCAACGGTGGCATATTCCAACGGGATCGCCTCGCTGGCCAGCGATATGGCAAAGGTCCACCCCACAATCGTTCTGTGCGTCCCGCGCTTTTTGAACAGCTTGCGCGCCAAGGTCTTGGATGGCGTTGCAAAAAAGAAGCCGTTTGAGCAAAAGCTGTTCCATCTGGCCTTATCCCAGGGTTTGGCTAGGTTCCAGGGGAAGTTCGCCCCGCTGGCCGGATTGCTGGACAAGGTGGTGTGCGCAAAGATCAGGGAGCGAACGGGGGGGAGCCTCCGCTTTTTCGTGAGCGGGGGCGCGGCCCTGCCGCCGGCGACCAACGAGTTTTTCAACGCCCTTAACATCCCCGTATTGCAGGGTTACGGGCTCACGGAGACCACGGCGGCCAGCAGCCTGAATTCACCCGACGACAACCGGCCGCACACCGTCGGCGCACCGATCCGGGGAGTCGAAATCAAAATCGCCAGCGACGGCGAAATTTTGATCAAGGGTGACTCGGTGATGTCGGGCTATTTCAACCTGCCGGATGCGACCAAAGAGGCGATCGATTCTGAAGGGTGGTTCCACACGGGCGACATCGGCGAGTTCGAAGGCACCCACTTGCGGATCACCGATCGGAAGAAGGACCTGCTAGTTTTGGGCAACGGCAAAAACGTCGCTCCCCAGCCGGTCGAAAACCGATTGAAGGAGAGTGAATTCATTGCCGAGGCGATGCTGCTCGGCGACGGGCAAGAGCACTGCACGGCCCTCATCATCCCCGAATTTGAGCGCGTGCAAGGGTGGCTCAAAGCTAAAGGGGTCGATGAGCCCGACACATCGAAAATCGTCGAACGGGATGACGTCCGGGATCTGATCCGGAAAGAAGTGGAGGCCGCCAACAAAACATTGGCCGACTTTGAGCGGGTTCGCCGGCATGTTTTGGTGCCGCAGGCCTTCAGCGTCGATGGCGGTGAACTGACCCCCAGCCTCAAAGTCCGGCGGAAGGTCGTCAAAGACAAATACGCCGACTTGATCCAATCCCTCGAAAAGTGA
- a CDS encoding DUF721 domain-containing protein, translating into MRRLSEVLGTAFADSDVPNAARASLAMRQWRVAVGDMLADHSSPDRYDHGVLWVETSGSAWSQEIRMAQGVIVDKMNEIAGEPLFREVRVLHRARKPEMLG; encoded by the coding sequence ATGAGGCGGCTTTCGGAAGTACTGGGGACGGCATTTGCCGATTCCGACGTGCCCAATGCGGCGAGGGCGAGTTTGGCCATGAGGCAGTGGCGAGTCGCCGTCGGCGACATGCTGGCCGACCACTCGTCGCCCGACCGCTACGACCACGGCGTTTTGTGGGTCGAAACCAGCGGATCGGCCTGGTCGCAAGAGATCCGGATGGCCCAGGGGGTCATCGTTGACAAAATGAACGAAATCGCCGGCGAACCGCTTTTCCGAGAGGTTCGGGTGCTCCACCGGGCCCGCAAGCCGGAAATGTTGGGATAG
- a CDS encoding ComEC/Rec2 family competence protein: MRAQFLNRPLLVAFLGFSAGLSFTFGVWPAVLFALFVLWLRNWKISAFAALSLAAGCFLKPPAPSGWFETFAFNGIVTVASVPDRYADGVGCLVESQGVRYRLSAPPAPLFTLGDQIRVSGELGPLGEASGYSGGAQGMIRAKSVVAIATGPPWWHWGLMASESFRTIVESHLTPRSAALVKGVCFNQTAGLNLDDWEAFRRFGVVHLLSASGFHVAIVAGALLWLASLLPIPRVVQLAAVFAVLALFAVAAGFKPPIVRAVLMAVVALSAYLFRREADGLTAVSLAGLATLAWAPASIADLGFHLSVAATLGLVMVVTRPRWREWGPTLRVTVPTLASTAAVFPLTGYVFGEISILGLAGNLIAGPLVGFLVVASLVAWISTVLVPPIGGALFKAIEPFAALTMDLVDTMGRLPGSTVPVPPYSVVGLCCLYGILVLAWGRYAVD; this comes from the coding sequence GTGCGCGCGCAGTTCCTCAACCGGCCGCTGCTTGTGGCCTTCTTGGGGTTTTCGGCTGGGCTTTCTTTCACATTCGGCGTTTGGCCCGCCGTCTTGTTTGCTCTCTTCGTCCTTTGGCTTCGTAACTGGAAGATCTCTGCATTTGCCGCGCTTTCGCTGGCCGCAGGTTGTTTCTTGAAACCGCCCGCGCCCAGCGGCTGGTTTGAGACGTTTGCCTTTAACGGTATTGTGACGGTTGCCAGCGTGCCCGACCGATATGCGGATGGGGTTGGCTGCCTCGTTGAATCCCAAGGCGTCCGGTACCGCCTCTCCGCGCCGCCCGCCCCCCTGTTCACATTGGGCGACCAGATCCGGGTTTCTGGAGAACTAGGCCCCCTGGGAGAGGCCTCTGGCTATAGCGGGGGAGCACAAGGGATGATCCGCGCCAAGTCGGTTGTGGCCATCGCAACCGGCCCGCCCTGGTGGCACTGGGGCCTGATGGCATCGGAAAGTTTCCGGACTATCGTGGAATCGCACTTGACGCCACGTTCTGCCGCGCTTGTCAAGGGAGTGTGTTTCAACCAAACCGCTGGCTTGAATTTGGACGACTGGGAGGCCTTTCGGCGTTTTGGAGTTGTCCACTTGTTGAGCGCAAGCGGCTTCCACGTGGCGATCGTCGCCGGCGCACTGCTTTGGCTGGCCTCCTTGTTGCCGATTCCGCGCGTGGTGCAGTTGGCCGCCGTGTTTGCGGTTCTAGCCCTTTTTGCCGTGGCCGCTGGATTCAAGCCACCCATTGTGAGGGCTGTGTTGATGGCGGTAGTTGCGCTTTCGGCCTACTTGTTCCGTCGGGAGGCGGATGGGCTGACCGCCGTATCGTTGGCGGGATTGGCCACGCTCGCCTGGGCCCCGGCTTCCATTGCCGATTTGGGGTTCCACCTCTCGGTAGCGGCAACGCTCGGGCTTGTGATGGTGGTGACCAGGCCGCGATGGCGGGAATGGGGCCCCACGTTGCGGGTCACCGTTCCCACCCTTGCCTCCACTGCCGCGGTGTTCCCACTCACCGGATATGTCTTCGGTGAAATTAGCATCCTTGGATTAGCCGGGAACCTCATCGCCGGGCCACTCGTCGGATTTTTGGTTGTAGCCTCTCTTGTCGCATGGATCAGCACCGTGCTGGTCCCACCTATCGGTGGAGCGTTATTTAAGGCAATTGAACCGTTTGCGGCCTTGACCATGGACTTGGTGGACACTATGGGCCGCCTACCGGGATCGACGGTGCCGGTACCGCCCTATTCGGTCGTTGGCCTCTGCTGTCTTTATGGAATCTTGGTGCTGGCTTGGGGTCGCTATGCGGTGGATTAG
- a CDS encoding DNA replication/repair protein RecF, which translates to MKSVGGKEPVWLRGIEVSHYRNLQPAGLAFSPRFNILAGQNAQGKTSLLEAVYLLSSSQVLRGTRDVEAIQEGADGATVKGEIEPGTTAIAVELAAGKRKKASINGIALPRASDLIGRMPAVCFWSGDLALATGDPAFRRLMLDTEISQIYPGYLKAFGVYKRALQQRNALLKTAHERFVPNELFEGWEAQMASAGSQMRSYRMRWVEAIRPVAAQTHAFMGLGEVLEVGYAVKEPGDLADLYATARNREIARGASLFGPHRDDLDILIDGRPARQFGSQGQQRTAVISLKLAVQSAAQETLGFPPVLLLDDIFSDLDEGRRHRLVESAMGAGGQVFVTCTESGQAGESLLGHAKLFSVESGCVREV; encoded by the coding sequence ATGAAAAGCGTCGGTGGGAAAGAGCCGGTCTGGCTCCGGGGAATTGAGGTTTCGCACTACCGGAACCTTCAGCCCGCGGGGTTGGCGTTTTCGCCCCGGTTCAACATTTTGGCCGGCCAGAATGCCCAAGGCAAAACAAGCCTTTTGGAAGCCGTGTACCTCCTCTCCTCCAGCCAGGTGTTGCGGGGGACGCGCGATGTCGAAGCCATCCAAGAAGGGGCCGATGGGGCCACCGTCAAAGGCGAAATCGAACCCGGAACCACGGCGATTGCAGTGGAACTGGCGGCAGGTAAACGCAAGAAGGCTTCCATCAACGGCATTGCCCTGCCCCGGGCCAGCGACCTGATCGGGCGGATGCCCGCCGTCTGTTTTTGGTCTGGCGACCTGGCCTTGGCAACGGGCGACCCTGCGTTCCGCCGCTTGATGCTGGATACCGAAATCAGCCAAATCTATCCCGGTTACCTCAAGGCCTTTGGGGTTTACAAACGGGCCTTGCAGCAACGGAACGCCCTGCTGAAAACCGCACACGAGCGGTTTGTGCCCAACGAACTGTTTGAAGGTTGGGAGGCTCAGATGGCATCTGCGGGCAGCCAGATGCGCAGTTACCGGATGAGGTGGGTGGAGGCCATCCGGCCCGTTGCCGCCCAAACCCACGCCTTTATGGGGTTGGGGGAAGTGTTGGAAGTCGGCTATGCCGTGAAAGAACCGGGGGATCTCGCCGATCTTTACGCCACGGCCCGAAACCGCGAAATCGCCCGAGGAGCCAGCCTGTTTGGACCCCACCGGGACGACCTGGACATCTTGATCGACGGACGTCCGGCGAGGCAGTTTGGCAGTCAGGGACAACAACGGACAGCCGTCATCTCGCTCAAGTTGGCCGTGCAAAGCGCAGCCCAAGAAACGTTGGGTTTTCCACCGGTCTTGTTGCTCGACGACATCTTCAGCGACCTGGATGAAGGCCGTCGGCACCGGCTTGTTGAATCTGCAATGGGGGCCGGAGGACAGGTTTTTGTCACCTGCACCGAAAGTGGACAAGCTGGGGAAAGCTTGCTTGGACATGCAAAGCTGTTTTCTGTAGAATCGGGGTGTGTGAGGGAGGTATGA
- a CDS encoding RDD family protein, translating into MNDRYLVLTPEKVVISYQHAGYGARIVAQVIDLIIVFLMYFFALTAGVIAAVAVGQGLANLFIGLFVSFAGFVYFIVCEAAWRGQTLGKRAMNIRVLMADGTPLSWRGSFLRNILRIADLLPIFYGVGFVTMFLNEKSQRLGDLIAGTVVVKVNDVPQGFALAPYKVGIHPLEYSVGDLAGMSLPEYHAIKRLCDRFPNLPYTEQHKSIASIWEPFREKHAIAPLANVHPIYQMEAVVMKFGRLKNLV; encoded by the coding sequence GTGAACGACCGGTACTTGGTTCTCACGCCGGAAAAGGTGGTGATCTCGTACCAACATGCCGGCTACGGGGCCCGTATCGTCGCCCAGGTCATCGACCTGATCATCGTGTTTCTCATGTACTTCTTCGCCCTCACCGCCGGTGTGATTGCCGCAGTCGCCGTCGGGCAAGGCCTCGCAAACCTGTTCATCGGGCTTTTCGTCTCCTTCGCCGGATTTGTGTATTTCATCGTTTGCGAAGCCGCGTGGCGTGGCCAAACCCTCGGTAAACGCGCAATGAACATCCGGGTGCTCATGGCCGACGGGACGCCCCTCAGCTGGCGGGGATCCTTTTTGCGCAACATCCTGAGGATTGCCGATCTGTTGCCAATTTTTTACGGCGTGGGGTTTGTGACCATGTTCCTCAACGAAAAATCCCAAAGGCTCGGCGACTTGATCGCGGGAACGGTGGTCGTCAAAGTCAACGACGTCCCGCAAGGGTTCGCATTGGCGCCTTACAAAGTTGGCATCCACCCTTTGGAATACTCGGTTGGTGACCTTGCCGGGATGTCGCTGCCCGAGTACCACGCCATCAAAAGGCTCTGCGACCGGTTCCCCAACCTGCCCTACACCGAGCAGCACAAAAGCATCGCCTCGATTTGGGAGCCGTTCCGGGAAAAACATGCGATCGCCCCCCTGGCCAATGTCCACCCGATCTACCAAATGGAGGCAGTCGTCATGAAATTTGGCCGCTTGAAAAACCTTGTGTGA
- a CDS encoding DUF58 domain-containing protein — MATILPTPRLWLVLALGIPLALGGAVIPGLERFVFFFDVGLLTVWYLTGRQARTWEVARVTRVTDPVLSVRVKNVVTLEIENLSGSSMTVAIRDEPPENCHAEGNEFRIFLPRRERLKKKYALTPTSRGEWEFRGLFIRYPALLGLAQVQKMILPPTPVRVYPNVKAIEEFELLKQTGHLNHLGMRQSRQKGLGMEFESLRDYNEDDFRKIDWKASARRGKLVVRNFEQETNQGVVVCVDVGRHMLGEVEGVRKLDHCLDAALLFLHSAERAGDQVGLLTFNDRVESYIAPRRGKTQVARILESLYDAQAEPVQPNYIEAFSFLASRWKKRSLVVVFTDAENVDQAGMLTVALSQIRRRHLVYVVRVSDPKLREFLAADIDGERELFDQSAALWYIGDRKRAEAALRGAGLNSLEAEPQNLAKELVTAYLRVKRLSLI, encoded by the coding sequence ATGGCGACGATCCTCCCGACCCCCCGGCTCTGGCTGGTGCTGGCCTTGGGCATCCCCCTGGCGTTGGGTGGGGCTGTCATCCCCGGTCTGGAACGGTTCGTCTTTTTCTTCGATGTCGGGCTGCTCACCGTTTGGTACTTGACGGGTCGGCAGGCCCGGACATGGGAGGTTGCCCGCGTGACCCGTGTAACCGATCCGGTGCTGTCAGTCCGGGTGAAGAACGTGGTGACGCTGGAGATCGAAAATCTCAGCGGATCGTCCATGACGGTCGCCATCCGGGATGAGCCCCCCGAAAACTGCCATGCCGAAGGGAATGAGTTCCGCATCTTCCTGCCCCGACGCGAGCGGCTCAAGAAGAAATACGCCCTCACGCCCACCAGCCGGGGCGAGTGGGAATTCCGGGGCTTGTTCATCCGCTATCCCGCGTTGCTGGGGTTGGCGCAGGTTCAAAAAATGATCCTGCCACCAACTCCGGTTCGGGTCTATCCCAATGTCAAAGCGATCGAGGAATTTGAACTCCTCAAACAAACGGGCCACTTGAACCACCTGGGGATGCGGCAGTCGCGGCAAAAAGGGTTGGGGATGGAATTCGAATCCCTCCGCGACTATAACGAAGACGATTTCCGGAAGATCGACTGGAAAGCCAGCGCCCGCCGCGGGAAACTCGTCGTCCGCAATTTCGAACAAGAGACTAACCAAGGCGTGGTGGTGTGTGTGGATGTGGGTCGCCACATGTTGGGCGAAGTCGAAGGTGTCCGCAAGCTCGACCACTGCCTGGACGCCGCCTTGTTGTTTTTACATTCGGCCGAACGCGCCGGCGACCAGGTGGGGCTGCTCACCTTCAACGACCGGGTGGAGAGCTATATCGCCCCTCGCCGGGGGAAGACCCAAGTCGCCCGCATTTTGGAATCGCTTTACGATGCCCAAGCCGAGCCGGTGCAGCCGAATTACATCGAAGCGTTCAGTTTTTTGGCGTCCCGGTGGAAGAAAAGGTCGCTTGTTGTTGTGTTCACCGATGCCGAAAATGTTGACCAGGCGGGGATGCTGACCGTGGCCCTCAGCCAAATCCGCCGCCGGCATCTGGTGTATGTCGTCCGGGTTAGCGACCCGAAGTTGCGGGAATTCCTGGCCGCCGACATCGACGGGGAGCGTGAGTTGTTCGACCAATCTGCCGCGCTCTGGTACATCGGCGACAGGAAAAGGGCGGAAGCCGCCCTGCGAGGGGCTGGGCTCAATAGCCTGGAAGCGGAGCCTCAAAACCTTGCCAAAGAGTTGGTGACCGCCTACTTGCGGGTCAAGCGGCTCAGCCTGATTTAG